Genomic segment of Buchnera aphidicola (Aphis nerii):
ATAGGCAAAGTATTTCCTATTTTTATAGGAACATTTAATCCTGATGCAACAATATCACCTACTTTTAAACCTTTAGGAGCTAAAATATAACTTCTTTGTCCATCTTTATACAATATCAAGGCAATATTAGAGGATCGATTAGGATCGTATTCAAATCTTTCTATTACAGCATCTATATTATCTTTATTTCGTTTAAAATCTATAATACGATATGCTCTTTTATGTCCACCACCAATATGTCGAGTTGTAATCCTACCATTATTATTACGTCCTCCAGTTTTATTTTTTTTTTCAATAAGTGAAGAATATGGTCTTCCTTTATACAATTCCTTATTGACAACTTTAATAACATGACGTCGACCAGGAGATGTGGGCTTGCATTTAACAACTGCCATTTTTTATTTCCTCTAACTACTCTATATTACTTATAAAATCTAAATTTTGACCTTTTTTGACTTTAACATATGCTTTTTTCCAATCACTTCGAAAAATAATCCGATTAGATTGACGTTTGTTTTTTCCTTTAATGCGTACTGTTTTTACACTATCAACTCGTATATTAAATAATTTTTCTACAGCATATTTAATTTCATGTTTAGTGGAATCTTTCAAAACTTTTAAAACAACAGTATTATATTTTTCTGTTAATATAGATGATTTTTCGGAAATATGTGGAGAGAGTAATATTTTCAATAAACGTTCTTCAAAAATCATGAA
This window contains:
- the rplW gene encoding 50S ribosomal protein L23 is translated as MIFEERLLKILLSPHISEKSSILTEKYNTVVLKVLKDSTKHEIKYAVEKLFNIRVDSVKTVRIKGKNKRQSNRIIFRSDWKKAYVKVKKGQNLDFISNIE